A single region of the Pontimicrobium sp. SW4 genome encodes:
- the mdh gene encoding malate dehydrogenase: MKVTVVGAGAVGASCAEYIAFKNFASEVVLLDIKEGFAEGKAMDLMQCASLNSFDTKITGTTGDYSKTANSDICVITSGIPRKPGMTREELIGINAGIVKTVASSLIEHSPNTILIVVSNPMDTMTYLAHKATGLPKNRIIGMGGALDSARFKYRLAEALGAPISDVDGMVIGGHSDKGMVPLTDHATRNSVKVTEFLSAERLDQVKEDTKVGGATLTKLLGTSAWYAPGAAVSGLVQAIACDQQKMFPCSTLLEGEYGLNDLCIGVPVILGKNGIEKIVEIKLSDAEKAHMEESAEGVKKTNSLLEL, encoded by the coding sequence ATGAAAGTAACAGTAGTAGGAGCAGGAGCTGTAGGAGCAAGTTGTGCAGAATATATCGCCTTTAAAAATTTTGCTTCAGAAGTCGTTTTATTAGATATTAAAGAAGGATTTGCTGAAGGAAAAGCTATGGATTTAATGCAGTGTGCTTCATTAAATAGTTTTGACACAAAAATAACAGGAACGACTGGAGATTACTCAAAAACCGCAAATAGTGATATTTGTGTAATTACTTCTGGTATTCCTCGTAAACCAGGAATGACAAGAGAAGAATTAATTGGCATTAATGCTGGTATAGTTAAAACAGTAGCTTCTAGCTTGATTGAGCATTCTCCAAACACAATTCTTATTGTTGTTAGTAATCCTATGGATACCATGACATATTTAGCTCATAAAGCAACAGGATTACCAAAAAACAGAATTATTGGAATGGGAGGTGCATTAGACTCAGCTCGTTTTAAATATAGATTAGCAGAAGCCTTAGGGGCTCCTATTAGCGATGTAGATGGAATGGTAATCGGTGGACATAGTGATAAAGGTATGGTTCCTTTAACTGATCATGCAACCAGAAATAGTGTAAAAGTTACTGAGTTTTTATCTGCCGAACGTTTAGACCAAGTAAAAGAAGACACGAAAGTTGGAGGGGCGACATTAACAAAACTGTTAGGTACTTCTGCTTGGTATGCACCTGGAGCTGCAGTTTCAGGATTAGTTCAAGCAATTGCTTGCGACCAACAAAAAATGTTTCCATGCTCAACGTTATTAGAAGGGGAATATGGTTTGAATGATTTATGTATTGGTGTTCCAGTAATTTTAGGAAAAAATGGAATTGAAAAAATCGTTGAAATAAAATTGAGTGATGCTGAAAAAGCACATATGGAAGAAAGTGCCGAAGGCGTTAAAAAGACTAACAGTTTGTTAGAACTATAG
- the asnB gene encoding asparagine synthase B — MCGIVCAFDLKEKSEILRPQILEMAKTIRHRGPDWSGVYSDEKAILAHERLAIVDPASGKQPLFSEDKKLILAANGEIYNHRQLRKQFPDYKFQTESDCEVILALYKEKGSDFIDEMNGIFGFAIYDVEKDEYFIARDHMGIIPLYIGWDKQGTFYVASELKALEGVCTKIELFPPGHYMSSKDGEFVQWYKRDWEDFDAVKENKTEIAAVRQALEDAVHRQLMSDVPYGVLLSGGLDSSVTSAIAKKYAERRIEADDKEQAWWPQLHSFSVGLEGSPDLKAAKKVADHIGTVHHEIKFTIQEGLDAIKDVIYQLETYDITTIRASTPMYLMARVIKSMGIKMVLSGEGADELFGGYLYFHKAPNAKEFHEETVRKLSKLHMYDCLRANKSLAAWGIEGRVPFLDKEFMDVAMRINPQDKMINGERMEKWVVRKAFEDMLPESVVWRQKEQFSDGVGYSWIDTLKEVVNEEVTDDQLENAHFRFPIQTPQNKEEYYYRTIFESHFPSDTAALSVPQEPSVACSTKIALEWDEAFKNMNDPSGRAVAKVHDDAY; from the coding sequence ATGTGTGGTATTGTATGTGCTTTCGATTTGAAAGAAAAATCAGAAATATTAAGACCTCAAATTCTGGAAATGGCAAAAACTATTCGTCATCGTGGACCAGATTGGAGTGGTGTGTATAGTGATGAGAAAGCTATATTAGCTCATGAACGATTAGCTATTGTAGATCCAGCTTCTGGAAAACAACCACTTTTTAGTGAAGACAAGAAACTTATTTTAGCAGCAAATGGCGAAATATATAACCATCGTCAATTACGTAAGCAATTTCCTGATTATAAGTTTCAAACAGAAAGTGACTGTGAGGTAATTCTAGCATTATATAAAGAAAAAGGATCCGACTTCATCGATGAGATGAATGGCATATTTGGCTTTGCTATTTATGATGTAGAGAAGGATGAGTATTTCATCGCACGTGACCACATGGGAATTATTCCATTATATATTGGTTGGGATAAACAAGGAACGTTTTATGTAGCGTCAGAATTAAAAGCATTAGAAGGCGTGTGTACAAAAATTGAATTGTTTCCTCCAGGTCATTATATGAGCAGTAAGGATGGTGAATTTGTACAATGGTACAAGCGAGATTGGGAAGATTTTGATGCTGTTAAAGAGAATAAAACTGAAATAGCAGCAGTAAGACAAGCTTTGGAAGATGCAGTGCACAGACAATTAATGAGCGATGTGCCTTATGGTGTGCTGTTATCTGGTGGATTAGATTCTTCAGTAACATCTGCTATTGCAAAAAAATATGCTGAGCGACGTATTGAAGCTGACGATAAAGAACAAGCTTGGTGGCCACAACTACACAGTTTTTCTGTTGGACTAGAGGGTTCACCAGATTTAAAAGCTGCTAAAAAAGTAGCAGACCATATTGGAACTGTTCATCACGAAATTAAGTTTACAATTCAGGAAGGTTTAGATGCCATTAAGGATGTGATTTATCAATTAGAAACCTATGATATAACAACTATTAGAGCGAGTACACCAATGTATTTAATGGCTAGAGTTATTAAGTCAATGGGAATAAAAATGGTGTTGTCTGGTGAAGGAGCGGACGAACTATTTGGAGGCTATTTATACTTTCATAAAGCGCCAAATGCTAAAGAATTTCACGAAGAAACGGTTCGTAAATTAAGTAAATTACATATGTATGATTGCTTACGTGCAAACAAAAGTTTGGCAGCTTGGGGAATTGAAGGGCGTGTCCCATTTTTAGATAAAGAATTTATGGATGTGGCTATGCGTATCAACCCTCAAGATAAAATGATAAATGGTGAACGTATGGAAAAATGGGTGGTTAGAAAAGCCTTTGAAGATATGTTACCTGAAAGTGTTGTATGGAGACAAAAAGAACAATTTAGCGATGGTGTTGGTTATAGCTGGATTGATACTTTAAAGGAAGTTGTTAATGAAGAAGTAACAGATGATCAATTGGAAAACGCTCATTTTAGATTTCCAATTCAAACACCACAAAACAAAGAAGAGTATTATTATCGTACAATTTTCGAGTCACATTTTCCAAGCGATACAGCAGCTTTAAGTGTGCCACAAGAACCAAGTGTGGCGTGTAGTACGAAAATTGCACTAGAGTGGGATGAGGCATTTAAAAACATGAACGATCCATCCGGAAGAGCAGTGGCAAAAGTACATGATGATGCATATTAG
- a CDS encoding DUF6588 family protein, translating to MKKLSLLFSLLIAMHTSHSQELESLLLASEDASKLTENYINPVMKGLMYSINGGWATTGKVHKTLGFDLTISANASFVPDADKLFSFVPSDYSYLTLPNGETSLPTVMSENDLETTVDVEIDNGDGTYNVASFEMPGGITKDLPVNGVPAPMVQLGVGLPFKTDIKLRYVPKLNFDDSVEANLIGLGLQHDLTQYLGPIDKLPLSISVLGAFTNMDVSYSIEDDNPSDEITVTNGEAVFEMKTWTLQAIGSLDFKIVTLYGSVGYNGGKSSIKLKGTYDLEYEVEDGSGTVIGSYSDSVTDPINLNFEGKGMRASLGARLNLAFFKIFADYTLQEYNTASAGIAFSFR from the coding sequence ATGAAAAAATTATCCCTCTTGTTTTCGCTTTTAATAGCGATGCATACGTCACATTCTCAAGAATTAGAGAGTTTGTTATTAGCATCTGAAGATGCAAGTAAATTAACTGAAAACTATATTAATCCAGTTATGAAAGGATTAATGTATAGTATTAATGGAGGTTGGGCTACAACTGGAAAAGTGCATAAAACTCTTGGATTTGACCTAACTATAAGCGCTAATGCTTCATTTGTTCCAGATGCCGATAAATTATTTTCATTTGTACCTAGTGATTATTCATATTTAACATTACCTAATGGCGAAACTTCCTTACCAACTGTTATGAGTGAAAATGATTTGGAGACAACGGTAGATGTTGAGATTGATAATGGTGATGGAACTTATAATGTAGCTAGTTTTGAAATGCCTGGTGGTATAACTAAAGATTTGCCAGTAAATGGAGTGCCTGCTCCAATGGTGCAACTTGGTGTTGGATTACCTTTTAAAACTGATATAAAACTGAGATATGTGCCAAAGCTAAACTTTGATGATTCTGTTGAAGCTAATCTAATTGGACTAGGCTTGCAACATGATTTAACTCAATATTTAGGACCAATAGATAAACTCCCATTAAGTATATCTGTGTTGGGTGCTTTCACTAATATGGATGTATCATATAGTATTGAAGATGATAATCCTTCGGATGAGATTACAGTAACAAATGGCGAAGCAGTTTTCGAAATGAAAACATGGACCTTACAAGCTATAGGCTCGTTAGATTTTAAAATTGTAACACTTTATGGAAGTGTTGGGTATAATGGAGGGAAATCGTCTATAAAATTAAAAGGAACCTACGATTTAGAGTATGAAGTTGAAGATGGTAGTGGAACTGTAATAGGTAGTTATAGTGACTCCGTTACCGATCCAATTAATTTAAACTTTGAAGGAAAAGGGATGAGAGCTTCTTTAGGAGCAAGATTAAATTTAGCATTCTTTAAAATATTCGCAGATTATACATTACAGGAATATAATACAGCATCTGCTGGTATAGCTTTTAGTTTTAGATAA
- the gyrB gene encoding DNA topoisomerase (ATP-hydrolyzing) subunit B, producing MSQEKEEFNKHNYSADSIQALEGMEHVRMRPSMYIGDVGTRGLHHLVYEVVDNSIDEALAGHCNNITVIINEDNSITTEDDGRGIPVDLHKKEGVSALEVVMTKIGAGGKFDKDSYKVSGGLHGVGVSCVNALSEHLKATVFREGKVYEQEYERGKAMYPVKQVGETDKRGTTVTFRPDSTIFTQTLEYSYDTLASRLRELAYLNKGITIHLVDKRHKKDDGEFEGETFHSEEGLKEFIKFLDGNREPLMKDVIAFEGEKNGVPVEVAMIYNTSYAENLHSYVNNINTHEGGTHLSGFRRGLTHTLKKYADESGMLDKLKFDIAGDDFREGLTAIISVKVQEPQFEGQTKTKLGNREVSASVSQAVSEMLTDYLEEHPDDAKIIVQKVILAAQARHAAQKAREMVQRKTVMSIGGLPGKLSDCSEQDPAKCEVFLVEGDSAGGTAKAGRDRNFQAILPLRGKILNVEKAMSHKVFENEEIKNIFTALGVTIGTEEDSKALNLSKLRYHKVVIMCDADIDGSHIATLILTFFFRYMKELIENGHIYIATPPLYLVKRGAKSKYAWSDKERDEIVAEFGDGSKIQRYKGLGEMNAIQLWDTTMNPEFRTMRLVQIDNGIEADRIFSMLMGDDVPPRREFIEKNAIYANIDA from the coding sequence ATGAGTCAAGAAAAGGAAGAGTTTAATAAGCATAATTATTCTGCTGATAGTATTCAAGCATTAGAAGGAATGGAGCATGTACGTATGCGTCCATCTATGTATATTGGAGATGTTGGTACAAGAGGTTTACATCATTTAGTTTATGAAGTTGTAGATAACTCCATTGATGAAGCTTTAGCTGGTCACTGTAATAATATTACTGTGATTATCAATGAAGACAATTCTATCACAACCGAAGATGATGGTCGTGGTATTCCTGTAGATCTTCATAAAAAAGAAGGTGTTTCTGCACTTGAGGTTGTAATGACAAAAATTGGAGCAGGAGGAAAGTTTGATAAAGATTCTTATAAGGTTTCTGGTGGATTGCATGGTGTTGGTGTAAGTTGTGTAAACGCTTTGTCTGAACACTTAAAGGCAACTGTTTTTAGAGAAGGTAAAGTTTACGAACAAGAATATGAACGTGGAAAAGCCATGTATCCTGTTAAGCAAGTTGGAGAGACAGATAAAAGAGGAACAACAGTAACCTTTAGACCTGACTCTACAATCTTTACGCAAACTTTAGAGTATAGTTATGATACCCTTGCTAGTCGTTTACGTGAATTAGCATATTTAAATAAAGGAATTACAATCCATTTAGTTGATAAAAGACATAAGAAAGATGATGGTGAATTTGAAGGTGAAACATTCCATTCTGAAGAAGGTCTTAAAGAATTTATCAAATTCCTAGACGGAAACAGAGAACCTTTAATGAAAGACGTTATCGCTTTTGAAGGTGAGAAAAATGGTGTTCCTGTGGAAGTTGCGATGATTTATAATACATCATACGCTGAGAATTTACATTCGTATGTAAACAACATTAACACACATGAAGGAGGTACACATCTTTCTGGTTTCCGTCGTGGCTTAACACATACACTTAAAAAGTATGCCGACGAATCTGGTATGCTAGATAAATTAAAGTTTGATATAGCTGGTGACGATTTTCGTGAAGGTTTAACTGCAATTATATCTGTAAAAGTTCAGGAACCTCAATTTGAAGGTCAAACAAAAACCAAGTTAGGAAACAGAGAAGTTTCTGCATCGGTTAGTCAAGCAGTTTCTGAAATGTTAACCGATTACTTAGAAGAACATCCAGATGATGCTAAGATTATAGTTCAAAAAGTTATACTAGCTGCTCAAGCACGTCATGCTGCTCAGAAAGCGCGTGAAATGGTACAACGTAAAACCGTGATGAGTATTGGTGGTTTGCCTGGAAAATTAAGTGATTGTTCAGAGCAAGACCCAGCAAAATGTGAAGTATTTTTGGTAGAGGGAGATTCGGCAGGTGGAACAGCAAAAGCTGGACGAGATAGAAATTTTCAAGCTATTTTACCATTGAGAGGTAAAATATTGAATGTAGAAAAGGCAATGTCTCATAAAGTGTTTGAAAATGAAGAAATCAAAAATATTTTTACCGCTCTTGGTGTAACTATTGGAACGGAAGAAGACAGTAAAGCTTTAAATCTTTCAAAATTACGTTATCATAAAGTAGTAATTATGTGTGATGCCGATATTGATGGTAGTCATATTGCTACATTGATTTTGACTTTCTTCTTTAGATATATGAAAGAATTGATTGAGAATGGTCATATCTATATCGCAACTCCACCGCTTTACTTAGTTAAAAGAGGTGCAAAAAGCAAATATGCTTGGAGTGATAAAGAACGTGATGAGATTGTTGCGGAATTTGGAGATGGTTCTAAAATTCAACGATATAAAGGTCTTGGAGAAATGAATGCTATCCAACTTTGGGATACTACTATGAACCCAGAATTTAGAACCATGCGTTTAGTACAAATAGATAATGGTATAGAAGCCGATCGCATTTTCTCAATGTTAATGGGAGACGATGTGCCACCACGTAGAGAATTTATCGAGAAAAATGCTATTTATGCAAATATAGATGCGTAA
- a CDS encoding dipeptide epimerase, which yields MKLKLAAKSFQLILKHPFTISRSTRISQDTVVVSISNGVNTGYGEAIPYPYYNITHKKIEESILKSQSIIENAFGKHPDDLWQLLEPNLKDDYFTLCAINCAYWDYYAKSQDRTTRSYFCMGNEDSPLSDYTIGIDTIDIMKQKILDTPWPIYKIKLGTEQDVIIISELRKITDAIFRIDANCAWTVEETLQNAIQLKKLGVEFIEQPLKADDWEGMKRLKKECVLPLIADESCQRFEDVQKCAEGFHGINIKLMKCGGLTPALKMIEKARELNLNVMAGCMAESTVGISNLAQIGPLLDYIDADGAMLLKNDTAKGVNLDYGRIVYPNENGSGIILFDC from the coding sequence ATGAAACTAAAACTAGCAGCTAAATCATTTCAACTTATCCTAAAGCATCCGTTTACGATTTCCAGATCCACTAGGATTTCTCAAGATACTGTTGTTGTTTCAATTTCTAATGGCGTAAATACTGGTTATGGTGAAGCAATTCCATATCCATATTATAATATTACACATAAGAAAATTGAGGAATCTATTTTAAAATCACAAAGCATTATTGAAAATGCTTTTGGAAAACATCCAGACGATTTATGGCAATTACTAGAACCAAATTTAAAAGACGATTATTTTACATTATGTGCTATTAATTGTGCCTACTGGGATTATTATGCCAAATCTCAAGATAGAACTACAAGAAGCTATTTTTGCATGGGGAATGAAGATTCACCATTAAGTGATTACACGATTGGTATTGATACCATTGATATAATGAAGCAGAAAATATTGGACACACCTTGGCCTATTTATAAAATTAAGCTAGGAACTGAGCAGGACGTTATAATTATTTCTGAACTTAGAAAAATCACAGATGCTATCTTTAGAATTGATGCCAATTGTGCTTGGACTGTCGAGGAAACATTGCAAAATGCGATTCAGCTAAAAAAACTTGGCGTAGAATTTATTGAACAGCCTCTAAAAGCTGATGATTGGGAAGGTATGAAGCGTTTAAAAAAAGAATGTGTTTTGCCATTAATTGCTGATGAAAGTTGCCAACGTTTTGAAGATGTGCAAAAATGTGCCGAAGGATTTCATGGCATCAATATAAAACTTATGAAATGTGGTGGACTTACACCAGCTCTAAAAATGATAGAGAAGGCACGAGAACTTAATTTAAATGTCATGGCTGGTTGTATGGCAGAATCTACAGTTGGTATTTCAAATTTGGCGCAAATTGGTCCGCTTTTAGATTATATAGATGCCGATGGTGCTATGTTGCTAAAAAACGATACAGCAAAAGGTGTGAATTTGGATTATGGTAGAATTGTATATCCTAATGAAAATGGCTCAGGAATTATACTTTTTGATTGCTAA